A DNA window from Odocoileus virginianus isolate 20LAN1187 ecotype Illinois unplaced genomic scaffold, Ovbor_1.2 Unplaced_Scaffold_5, whole genome shotgun sequence contains the following coding sequences:
- the LOC139033405 gene encoding epididymis-specific alpha-mannosidase-like, with protein MSPEPGGRFAVVYNPLAWTVTTIITLTVDFPRVSVTDESGRPVPAQVQRSKELPSAYDLHVLTTIPGLSYRHYSIRPSRSSQEDTGEPEPFVASTQQFGVQPRRRGRRGGKSLVPVVNDCYIIFLDTDTNLMHSIWERRSNRKVQVTQQFMEYHVNSHFNQDQISDNYVFTPDGRAEPAWEAVRMEIVAGPLVTEIRQDFYREVNDREPTFAIYSRLAHGPQSSDGELLCHRIEQEYRVGPLELNREAILRTSTDLNTGRVLYSDNNGYQMQRRPYRKYKNNTNARVHPELSQGAVAQACSDLVSESGAAVCEACP; from the exons ATGA GCCCAGAGCCTGGGGGACGCTTTGCGGTGGTCTACAACCCGCTGGCCTGGACggtcaccaccatcatcaccctgaCTGTGGACTTCCCCAGGGTCAGCGTCACAGACGAGTCAGGCCGCCCCGTGCCTGCACAG GTCCAGCGCTCGAAGGAGTTGCCCTCTGCCTATGACCTGCACGTGCTGACCACGATCCCAGGACTCAGCTACCGGCACTACAGCATCCGGCCCAGCAGGAGTTCCCAGGAGGACACTGGGGAGCCTGAGCCCTTTGTGGCCAGCACCCAGCAGTTTGGAGTCCAACCGAGGAGACGTGGCAGGCGGGGGGGCAAGAGCCTGGTGCCCGTGGTGAACGACTGCTACATCATCTTCCTGGACACGGACACCAACCTGATGCACAGCATCTGGGAGAG GCGGAGTAACCGAAAGGTACAGGTGACCCAGCAGTTCATGGAGTATCACGTGAACAGCCACTTCAATCAAGACCAGATTTCAGACAATTATGTGTTTACACCCGATGGTAGAGCAGAGCCCGCGTGGGAGGCTGTGAGGATGGAGATCGTGGCGGGGCCGCTGGTGACTGAGATCCGGCAGGACTTCTACAG GGAGGTGAACGACAGGGAGCCCACGTTTGCCATCTACTCCCGGCTGGCCCACGGGCCCCAGAGCTCTGACGGGGAGCTGCTCTGCCATCGCATAGAGCAGGAGTACCGGGTGGGCCCCTTGGAGCTGAACCGTGAGGCCATCCTGAGGACCAGCACCGACCTGAACACGGGGCGGGTCCTCTACTCGGACAACAACGGCTACCAGATGCAGCGCAGGCCCTACCGGAAATACAAGAACAACACCAACGCTCGGGTACACCCTGAGCTGTCCCAGG GGGCTGTGGCCCAGGCGTGTTCAGACCTGGTCTCAGAGTCTGGGGCCGCCGTGTGTGAGGCGTGTCCCTGA